tattgagccactttggggtgttttggagaagcgagtcaggaaacattttcctccaccagcatcacgtagtgacctggccactatcctgcaagaagaatggcttaaaatccctctgaccactgtgcaggacttgtatatgtcatttccaagaccaattgacgctgtattggccgcaaaaggaggccctacaccatactaataaattattgtggtctaaaaccaggtgtttcagttattttgtccaacccctgtatatgaaTGTCATTATGTTTCAGGTGCAAATGgcatgtaaataaatgcatttatattCGATTCTAAATCACCAATTGGTTAATCAGACATACAGTAACCCCTGTACTTGTACTTAGACTCAGAGTCAACTTTTaaagcattacatttacaattaaatttttggcatttagcagttacttttattcaaagtgacttacagtactattacagtatactgactaagcaattgagggttaagggccttgctgaagggcccaacagtggcaacctggcagtggtggtgcttgaaccagcaacctttcgattactaattcagtaccttaaccactaggcaatGACTGCCCTTTTTGTCCTTTTTTACTACATTTAATCTGAACATTAATAACATCAGTAGTAGTTCTGTTATCATTCAAGTGTAGGTTTATCATTTACATAAGATTGTTCCTCCACACAAATGTCCACTGTTCTTCTATGCCCTTGAATTTGTGCCAACCTTCTACTTTCAACCATGTGATGcaatttggttacatttgtGCACTTTTCTAGTAATATTTTGAGATTCAGAgtatcagcacagtaaaaagacattttcatCTTAAAGACTTTATGACCGGATGCATCAGAAATAATTGCTGGATTAATTACAAACCTTAATGATTTCGGCGTCCACATTGAGCTCAGTAGAAGCTGCTGAGATCTTCTCTCTGCACACGGAGCCCAGACTGGTCATGCCGTTATCCCAGTACCTCTTCAGCGTGTACAGATCCCCATTGCTAAACTGGGTTCGATCCTGGAGCTGCACACAGATTCAATTTAGAGACGCTTATGTTCTAGAAATGACGGCTACTTACGGCGGGAAGTAGATGCACTCACCGTTCTTTTCCTTGAGTTACTGAGAAGCCAGGGAGCCGACATCATACTTTCCtaacaaaacacacaatgaTGAGCCACATTttaacccattccatgaagtcTAAACTTCTTAAGAAACAGCAAGAAGGAAAATAAAAGCATCAAATAAAACATGTAACATTCTAGAACTCATACATTATATTGACTaatgtattgggacacccattctaTTTTTGAAATGTATGCGTTTCAGCCAAAACAACTGCTaacaaatgttaaaaattaattatataaaaaaattatatgcttccaactttgcagcaacagataagggaaggcccttttcctgttagcaagctctataaagacaggtagaaaagtttggtttaaagaaactacaGTGGCCTGCCCAGTCCCACtgtacagctttggaatgaactggaacatcaactgaggcatCATGTGCCCAGCCATGCAAATGTTTttgacttaatgggcacaaattactacagacatacttcaaagtcttgtgagaagccttctcacataggtggctgttgttatagctaaaaagacCATATAGATCAAATAGAGGTTtaacaagcttgtggtcaggtgtccaaatactttaggccatatagagtggctataataataataataataacaaaaactgtGGTAGACATCATTGTACCTTGAGGTCGGGTACCCTTGATGGAGAAGTCTCTGAGACTGGGAAGCTGCCATGTGAAGTTGTACTAAGCAACAGAGGGCTGTTGGTTTGACACCCCTTCTCCCCAAACAGGGCTGAATTTGGGGAATGTGGAGAATTCTGCCCCACATGAAACTGGGACCTTGCTGTCACAGCATAAACACCCTGGTTGCTGATCTGATGAGGCTCTCCTGTTGAGCTCCTGTTGCCCTCCACAGCACTGGTACTTCCTGTGGACTTGCTGAGGTGCAACTGGGCGCTCATGTTGGCCAACTCCTCCTCTCTTGAATACTCATCATCCGCATCTCCTGTTTCCATCGCTATCGAAAAAGTATCTGAGGAGCTgggcatgtttatttttctcacCCCGTGATCCTGACTGGTACCAGGAGAAGGTCGAGGTGAGGAGTCCGTGAGCCCAGCGATGGTGAAAACCTGCTGAATCCGAACTCCACTGTCTGCAGGACTGGCAGGAGGAGTTCGGTGAAGGTTTGCTGATGTTTGTTGGTGTGAAACCTGCGGCCAAGGCTGGTGCTGTGGAGCTCCGTATTGCTTTGCCCAGCTAGGGGGCACAGATGCCAGGTCTCTGAGTGAGATTGTCTTCCTCATCTGGTTTAGCATGGGGACCTGAGGGGATTTGCGCTGGAGAGAAGCAACATCTGGGTGCAGCACCAGTCGAGAGTGCAGACTCTGCTCAGGGTTGGAATTCAAGGGCACCACTTTTGCCGCCACCCTGCTCTGAGATGAAGCATCTGGGCGGTTGGCGATGCGCTGGAGGCTGTAAGCACCAGTCACTATGACGTCGTTGTTGTTCTTGAGTCCATTAGAGGAGGGTGAGGATGAGGTTGAGGAAGAAGAGGTGGAAGAAGGGCATGAGGATGGTGGAGGCAGGAGGTGAGCTACAGCTGGTCCATGCTGAACATTAcgaacagcagctagctctgaGGTTAACACCGGGGAAACCACAAGGGCACCACTGGCACTCACAATGGCATGGTTAGATAGACCCACCACTCCATTCTTCTCAGCCTTGGAGGCCAGCTTTCGTCTCTTATTGCCAACCCATGTCTAACAAGGACACACAAGGAAATAATTAATGTATCATTAAATTCCAACCAAGGTAACATGATTTGGCTCTTTTACCAACCTGAGAAAGAACATTAGCATGCTatagacaaagccaatcatgtctgtatgtagaccccCGATCGTCTATTAGCAAcgatggggattcaaaccctggatcccagtgattCTGGGCTGCACAAGCACCTGCTATTAATTGTTTCTTGTCTAATTCTAAGCACTAACATTGTGGcttctgctgtctggttgaggaaTCAATGGTGCACAGCATGATGGTTTGTACATGTTAGAATGCTTGGTAAGTCCATTACATGTATCAGAAAAGACATGTGCTAGCCTGTGGCCTTAACTGGCCAGCAAGGGTGTCATGCCAGTGGCAGAGGGCACCAGAGTACAGGGGAATTGGATATTGCTGCTTGGTACAATGCAAAAAAGTGGGCAAATCACCACGTAAAATTAATAACATGTATACTATCATAAACCAGACTGATGTGTGTCACATGCTGCACAGTCAAAATATTTATTCAAAAATGCGATTCAGAGCAATTTCACTGGTCTACAAACTTCTGTGAATGTGTGATGATTGACAATAAAAGATTTTTACATTTCCCTGGTTCAGTATGGGACCAAACGACCCATAACACCCAGAGACATACCCACCCGGACTACGCTGAAGTCAAGTTTGACCTCCTGTGCGCACTGCAGGATGAGCTGAAAGCAGCCCTTACTCTGATTGGTCATGCCATTTTTGTAGTACCGCTCAAGGATACGCTGCTGTTCTGCAGTGAACACGGACCGAAGATTCATCTAAGGAAcaaacaaagacaaagaaaaattACAATCATTTATTATAGGTGCAGCACCTCATCCATATCCAAATCTGCCCCCAacttttgtggctataacagcatcTACTCCTCTAGAAAGGTTCGTCTGTTGAAGTacgtttagtcaaaagagcatttttgtGGCAGTCGGCATTCCACTGATTCCAAATGTGACAAAAGTGGTTGAAGTctgttccttcacaccaaattcattaaataatgtctttatggagctcactttgtgtacagaggcacattcatgctggaacagaaaagggcctttgctaaactgttgccacaaaattaaaagcatatcatattttttttataattgtatatatGTGGATTTTATACCCCTATAGGCGATGGGTGCTGCCAAAACAGATGCACTAAATAACTGGGACAAATCGAAATTGTACACGGTAAAAAAATACCTGAAAGCACTAGGTCCAAAACAACTATTATTTCTAAACACACTAATAGAAAGACCTTCTTAGAACACCTGGTGTTAACGCCAATACTCACAGTGTGCACACTCCGTTTCTCCTGCCATGCTTCCATGCTTCAGGTGAGGTAAGGACGAGATCAGGACCACTGTTCTCCAGCGACGAGCCATTCAGCACCAAATCACAATCAGCTACTTTCACTTCCCTGAGGACTTTATAGTTTCAACCGAACAAGTTCTAGCATGTTGGGATGCTATTGGACAGGGTTAGTCACTCTGTAGCATGGCACGGCTCTGCCCGACTCTACGCTGGCATCGGGATCGCCTATCAGCTCTCTGGTCAGCTCAAACTCAATCTGGAATACAAGGGAGAATAATGAGAGGTACAGCAGGAAACATCATCAATATTGGGACcgagtgtgaatgaatgaatcaatattaaataaaaaatat
The nucleotide sequence above comes from Trichomycterus rosablanca isolate fTriRos1 chromosome 8, fTriRos1.hap1, whole genome shotgun sequence. Encoded proteins:
- the hdx gene encoding highly divergent homeobox, with product MEAWQEKRSVHTMNLRSVFTAEQQRILERYYKNGMTNQSKGCFQLILQCAQEVKLDFSVVRTWVGNKRRKLASKAEKNGVVGLSNHAIVSASGALVVSPVLTSELAAVRNVQHGPAVAHLLPPPSSCPSSTSSSSTSSSPSSNGLKNNNDVIVTGAYSLQRIANRPDASSQSRVAAKVVPLNSNPEQSLHSRLVLHPDVASLQRKSPQVPMLNQMRKTISLRDLASVPPSWAKQYGAPQHQPWPQVSHQQTSANLHRTPPASPADSGVRIQQVFTIAGLTDSSPRPSPGTSQDHGVRKINMPSSSDTFSIAMETGDADDEYSREEELANMSAQLHLSKSTGSTSAVEGNRSSTGEPHQISNQGVYAVTARSQFHVGQNSPHSPNSALFGEKGCQTNSPLLLSTTSHGSFPVSETSPSRVPDLKESMMSAPWLLSNSRKRTLQDRTQFSNGDLYTLKRYWDNGMTSLGSVCREKISAASTELNVDAEIIKTWIGNRRRKYRLMGIEIPPPKGGPVTFPKVAGTELPPSSTPEGDGVRYTAPQQDGEQSDAVSLCLSEDGASDSYLKENDDVNDGSNSSVLNENMKIEIIDEDDDDDVDDEGDVMATDMEQMQSFLEYKHEEVQYLESELESQKRKYHELMTFTKHLLTALKSNDTEKQQELLSSLPHHIEDDIAASQERDVEMNCNQKDSSVSEGDGGTEPV